Proteins encoded within one genomic window of Micromonospora halotolerans:
- a CDS encoding low temperature requirement protein A codes for MEAGKGRRRSLIHGYGAARRASWLELFFDLVFVVAVFRLGQRLVNDPSARGVLVFAGLIGAVWWLWFSFSYFADLFDDDRPPSRLMQMTAMLGVLALSASLPGASAADANRFAVTYGLLLVLLAASYGLVGWIDVEARDFCAWNAAGFLIAAALWSGSLLLSPPGRYGVWAVALVVNAAMSGPLAYALASSAPTQTSHMPERFGLFTIVVLGEAVLAVANGIDAGGWRPVSVAIGVAGFVIACGVWWVYFLATYDSEAGNRALRAGRQAIVRSYLYVYGHLVVYAAIVTAGVAVELAAEAAAGHGPGAVVAGRLLGGSQVAMMAGCVVIYRGISLSVSRPVGLAQGGLALVALVIALAGLPPLVAVSLGAAAWVVLAIVEQWSAPDRPG; via the coding sequence GTGGAGGCGGGGAAGGGGCGCAGGCGCTCACTGATCCACGGCTACGGCGCGGCCCGGCGGGCGAGCTGGCTGGAACTCTTCTTCGACCTGGTCTTCGTGGTCGCGGTGTTCCGGCTCGGCCAGCGTCTGGTGAACGATCCGTCGGCGCGCGGAGTGCTGGTCTTCGCCGGCCTGATCGGCGCGGTCTGGTGGCTGTGGTTCAGCTTCTCCTACTTCGCCGACCTCTTCGACGACGACCGCCCGCCGAGCCGGCTGATGCAGATGACCGCGATGCTGGGGGTGCTGGCGCTGTCCGCCTCCCTGCCCGGCGCGAGCGCCGCCGACGCGAACCGCTTCGCGGTGACCTACGGGCTGCTGCTGGTGCTGCTCGCCGCCTCGTACGGCCTCGTGGGGTGGATCGACGTCGAGGCCAGGGACTTCTGCGCGTGGAACGCCGCCGGCTTCCTGATCGCCGCCGCGCTCTGGTCCGGCTCGCTGCTGCTCTCCCCACCGGGCCGGTACGGAGTCTGGGCGGTCGCGCTGGTCGTCAACGCCGCGATGTCCGGACCCCTCGCGTACGCCCTGGCAAGCTCGGCGCCTACCCAGACGTCGCACATGCCGGAGCGCTTCGGGCTGTTCACCATCGTCGTGCTCGGGGAGGCGGTTCTGGCGGTGGCGAACGGCATCGACGCCGGCGGCTGGCGACCGGTGTCGGTGGCGATCGGGGTGGCCGGGTTCGTCATCGCCTGCGGAGTGTGGTGGGTGTACTTCCTCGCCACGTACGACAGTGAGGCGGGCAACCGGGCGCTGCGGGCCGGGCGGCAGGCCATCGTGCGCAGCTACCTCTACGTCTACGGGCACCTGGTGGTCTACGCCGCCATCGTGACCGCGGGGGTCGCCGTCGAACTGGCCGCGGAGGCGGCGGCCGGTCACGGCCCGGGAGCGGTCGTGGCCGGTCGGCTGCTGGGCGGCAGTCAGGTCGCGATGATGGCGGGTTGCGTCGTCATCTACCGCGGTATCAGCCTGTCGGTCAGCCGTCCGGTGGGGCTGGCCCAGGGCGGGCTGGCCCTGGTGGCGCTGGTGATCGCGCTGGCGGGGCTGCCGCCGCTGGTGGCGGTCTCGCTCGGCGCGGCGGCCTGGGTGGTGCTGGCGATCGTCGAGCAGTGGTCCGCGCCGGATCGGCCGGGCTGA
- a CDS encoding SDR family NAD(P)-dependent oxidoreductase, with translation MSRELQGRSALVTGGNSGIGRAAARALAGLGAHVVISGRDAERGDQVVRDIRASGGRADFVAVDLRDEASARELAARARELAGPVDILVNNAGIYPFGPTEQTTEQTFDAVFALNVKVPYFLVAELAPEMAKRGHGAVINLTTMVAEFGMAGMSLYGASKAALVLLTKSWAAEYGPQGVRVNAVSPGPTRTEGTAGMGEDLDQLAAVSPAGRPGSAEEIAEAVTFLASDRASFVHGAVLPVDGGRIAV, from the coding sequence ATGAGCAGGGAACTGCAGGGCAGGTCGGCGCTGGTGACCGGCGGCAACAGCGGTATCGGCCGGGCGGCAGCCCGGGCGCTGGCCGGGCTCGGCGCGCACGTGGTGATCTCCGGTCGGGACGCCGAGCGCGGCGACCAGGTGGTCCGGGACATCCGGGCGAGCGGCGGCCGGGCGGACTTCGTGGCCGTCGACCTGCGGGACGAGGCGTCGGCCCGGGAACTCGCCGCCCGGGCCCGGGAGCTGGCCGGTCCGGTCGACATTCTCGTCAACAACGCGGGCATCTACCCGTTCGGGCCCACCGAGCAGACGACCGAGCAGACCTTCGACGCGGTGTTCGCGCTGAACGTGAAGGTGCCGTACTTCCTGGTTGCCGAACTGGCGCCGGAGATGGCGAAGCGGGGCCACGGGGCCGTCATCAACCTGACGACCATGGTCGCCGAGTTCGGCATGGCGGGGATGAGCCTGTACGGGGCGAGCAAGGCCGCCCTCGTGCTGCTCACCAAGTCCTGGGCGGCGGAGTACGGACCGCAGGGGGTACGGGTGAACGCGGTCAGCCCCGGCCCGACCCGCACCGAGGGCACCGCCGGCATGGGCGAGGACCTCGACCAGCTGGCGGCCGTGTCCCCCGCCGGGCGTCCCGGCTCGGCCGAGGAGATCGCCGAGGCGGTCACCTTCCTGGCCAGCGACCGGGCGAGCTTCGTGCACGGCGCGGTCCTGCCGGTCGACGGTGGCCGTATCGCGGTCTGA
- a CDS encoding LysR family transcriptional regulator, producing MELREMRAFVVVVEEGSLSAAARRLHLSQPALTQTMNGLERQLGVPLLVRGSTGVRATEAGMTLLTEARAVLARYDQAVAAVNRHGATGGGALRLGVPLELPADLLTRPLAELAVACPDTRVQVRHLSTAAQFAALRADELDVGLVREHPIGPDLDAVPVVEERLGVLLATAQAAAIAGPDGIRLDALAGLDWVGFPRSGSPAWYDELTAILRSHGLDLGPAAPEGQELIAEVKLAAVAAGTAFALAPPRWPQPLPDSVTWAPLVGHPLVRRTWAVWPASSHRRDLGRLVAALELRGPE from the coding sequence GTGGAACTGCGGGAGATGCGGGCGTTCGTGGTGGTCGTCGAGGAGGGCAGCCTCTCCGCCGCCGCTCGCCGGCTGCACCTGAGCCAGCCGGCGCTGACCCAGACCATGAACGGGCTGGAGCGCCAGCTCGGCGTGCCGCTGCTGGTCCGCGGCAGCACCGGCGTGCGGGCCACCGAGGCGGGCATGACGTTGCTGACCGAGGCTCGGGCGGTGCTCGCGCGGTACGACCAGGCCGTGGCCGCGGTCAACCGGCACGGCGCGACCGGCGGCGGCGCGCTCCGGCTCGGCGTCCCGCTGGAGCTCCCCGCCGACCTGCTGACCCGACCGCTCGCCGAGCTGGCCGTGGCGTGTCCCGACACCCGGGTCCAGGTCCGCCACCTGTCCACCGCGGCACAGTTCGCCGCGTTGCGCGCCGACGAGCTCGACGTGGGGCTGGTGCGGGAACATCCGATCGGCCCCGACCTGGACGCCGTGCCGGTCGTCGAGGAACGGCTGGGCGTCCTGCTGGCCACCGCTCAGGCCGCCGCGATCGCCGGGCCGGACGGGATCCGGCTGGACGCGCTCGCCGGACTGGACTGGGTCGGCTTCCCCCGCTCCGGGAGCCCCGCCTGGTACGACGAGCTCACCGCGATCCTGCGCAGCCACGGCCTGGATCTCGGGCCCGCCGCACCCGAGGGGCAGGAGCTGATCGCCGAGGTCAAGCTCGCCGCCGTGGCCGCGGGCACGGCCTTCGCGCTCGCGCCGCCCCGCTGGCCACAGCCGCTTCCGGACTCGGTCACCTGGGCGCCGCTGGTCGGGCATCCGCTGGTCCGGCGCACCTGGGCGGTGTGGCCGGCCAGTTCCCACCGCCGCGACCTCGGCCGGTTGGTCGCCGCCCTGGAGCTGCGCGGGCCGGAGTAG
- a CDS encoding WhiB family transcriptional regulator: MSNVRRLPGPIVDLWDWQRLGACRGRDSAQFFHPDGERGSSRLRRESGAKAVCRACPVRAECAAHALSVREPYGVWGGFSESERLRLLALGWEDLADRRQSRVDVARLEARLGRPHKSAVPDQRKIA; encoded by the coding sequence ATGTCGAACGTACGCAGGCTGCCCGGACCCATTGTCGACCTCTGGGACTGGCAGCGGCTCGGTGCCTGCCGCGGGCGGGACAGTGCGCAGTTCTTCCACCCGGACGGCGAGCGGGGCTCCTCGCGGCTGCGCCGCGAGTCCGGCGCCAAGGCCGTCTGCCGCGCCTGCCCGGTGCGAGCCGAGTGCGCCGCGCACGCCCTCTCGGTCCGCGAGCCCTACGGGGTGTGGGGCGGCTTCAGCGAGTCGGAGCGGCTGCGGCTGCTGGCCCTCGGCTGGGAGGACCTGGCCGACCGCCGGCAATCCCGGGTGGACGTCGCCCGCCTGGAGGCCCGCCTCGGCCGGCCGCACAAGTCCGCCGTCCCGGACCAGCGCAAGATCGCCTGA
- a CDS encoding helix-turn-helix transcriptional regulator, which yields MRSVLVCVRTPLAAQHLTSAAARLGLSGVLRTAVSDPEVMLRLAERQVDVVLADTALTRPDSAGFVRRVLARAPQAAVLLLGAEESEAAAATISAGARGLIQNADHDLTSAVAKALLLLSAPGRTNRHRVSDPARDAAAVGGPARSAAPGRTPAGAAWPAGSAEGPGGGPTVVPVQRGEDPADPAAAEAEAAPAGGPQRPARTPRSAIGLTERELQVLLGMAEGKSNAEIGRELFVSEDTVKTHARRLFRKLGARDRAHAVAAGFRAGLVA from the coding sequence GTGCGTAGCGTTCTCGTGTGCGTTCGGACACCACTCGCAGCCCAGCACCTGACCTCCGCGGCGGCGCGGCTCGGGCTGTCGGGCGTGCTCCGCACGGCCGTCTCCGATCCCGAGGTGATGCTGCGGCTCGCCGAGCGTCAGGTCGACGTGGTGCTGGCCGACACCGCCCTCACCCGGCCGGACAGCGCCGGCTTCGTCCGTCGGGTGCTCGCCCGCGCCCCGCAGGCCGCCGTGCTGCTGCTCGGCGCCGAGGAGTCGGAGGCCGCGGCGGCCACCATCAGCGCCGGAGCGCGGGGCCTCATCCAGAACGCCGACCACGACCTGACCAGCGCGGTAGCCAAGGCACTGCTGCTGCTCTCCGCCCCCGGGCGCACGAACCGGCACCGGGTCAGCGACCCGGCCCGGGACGCCGCGGCGGTCGGGGGGCCGGCCCGGTCGGCCGCGCCGGGGCGTACCCCCGCCGGGGCCGCGTGGCCGGCGGGGTCGGCGGAGGGTCCCGGTGGGGGGCCCACGGTGGTCCCGGTGCAGCGTGGCGAGGACCCGGCCGACCCGGCGGCGGCCGAGGCGGAGGCCGCGCCGGCGGGTGGCCCGCAGCGGCCGGCGCGTACCCCGCGCAGCGCGATCGGCCTCACGGAGCGTGAGCTTCAGGTGCTGCTCGGCATGGCCGAGGGGAAGAGCAACGCGGAGATCGGGCGGGAGCTGTTCGTCTCGGAGGACACCGTCAAGACGCACGCCCGCCGGCTGTTCCGCAAGCTCGGCGCGCGCGACCGGGCGCACGCCGTGGCCGCCGGCTTCCGCGCCGGCCTGGTCGCCTGA
- a CDS encoding DUF5319 domain-containing protein, with the protein MHEEPIDPFNGDPADPAAGLHDPREDDALDPLTEIERQDVLEDLADLEIYQALLQPIGVRGLVIECEDCREPHYFDWDLLRGNLRHLLDSGRPRVHEPAYDPDPDHYVSWDYARGYADGVHDTLTEGTDDSAEE; encoded by the coding sequence GTGCACGAGGAGCCCATCGACCCGTTCAACGGCGACCCGGCCGATCCGGCTGCCGGTCTGCACGACCCGCGCGAGGACGACGCGCTCGACCCGCTGACCGAGATCGAGCGGCAGGACGTCCTCGAGGATCTTGCCGACCTGGAGATCTACCAGGCCCTGCTGCAGCCGATCGGCGTCCGCGGCCTGGTCATCGAGTGCGAGGACTGCCGCGAGCCGCACTACTTCGACTGGGACCTCCTCCGCGGCAACCTGCGCCACCTGCTCGACTCGGGGCGGCCCCGGGTGCACGAGCCGGCCTACGACCCGGATCCGGACCACTACGTGAGCTGGGACTACGCGCGCGGCTACGCCGACGGCGTGCACGACACCCTCACCGAGGGCACCGACGACTCCGCCGAGGAGTGA
- the guaB gene encoding IMP dehydrogenase — protein MENSPSTEIPAGRDGGELGGHLPELPAGSARVVPLGLTFDDVLLQPGESDVVPSRVNTRTQLTRNVELTIPLLSSAMDTVTEARMAIAMARQGGIGVLHRNLSVEDQALQVDLVKRSESGMITNPVTASPDDTLREVDALCGRYRISGVPVVDGQGQLVGIVTNRDMRFVSDPATPVREIMTRTPLITARVGVGKDEALALLRQHKVEKLPIVDESGKLRGLITVKDFTKSEQYPEATKDEAGRLRVAAAIGVGEDAYKRARTLVDAGVDVVIVDTAHGHQRAVLEMVARLKKDVAIDIVGGNVATYAGAKALVDAGADGVKVGVGPGAICTTRIVAGVGVPQITAIMEAARAARPAGVPVIGDGGIQYSGDIAKALVAGADTVMLGGLLAGCEESPGELLFINGKQYKAYRGMGSLGAMQSRGQAKSYSKDRYFQQDVTSDEKLVPEGVEGQVPYRGPLAQVAHQLVGGLRLAMGYSGAESIPELHRRGQLIRITAAGLKESHPHDIQMTVEAPNYHTR, from the coding sequence GTGGAGAATTCGCCCAGCACCGAGATCCCGGCCGGCCGCGACGGCGGTGAGCTGGGCGGCCATCTGCCGGAGCTGCCCGCCGGCTCGGCCCGGGTGGTGCCGCTCGGGCTGACCTTCGACGACGTGCTTCTCCAGCCGGGCGAGTCGGACGTGGTGCCGAGCCGGGTGAACACCCGCACCCAGCTCACGCGCAACGTCGAGCTGACCATCCCGCTGCTCTCCAGCGCGATGGACACCGTCACCGAGGCGCGGATGGCGATCGCCATGGCCCGCCAGGGCGGCATCGGCGTGCTGCACCGCAACCTCTCCGTCGAGGACCAGGCCCTCCAGGTCGACCTGGTCAAGCGCTCCGAGTCCGGCATGATCACCAACCCGGTGACCGCCAGCCCGGACGACACCCTCCGCGAGGTCGACGCGCTCTGCGGGCGCTACCGCATCTCGGGCGTCCCGGTGGTCGACGGGCAGGGCCAGCTGGTCGGCATCGTCACCAACCGCGACATGCGCTTCGTCTCCGACCCGGCCACCCCGGTCCGCGAGATCATGACCCGGACCCCGCTGATCACCGCCCGCGTCGGGGTCGGCAAGGACGAGGCGCTGGCCCTGTTGCGCCAGCACAAGGTCGAGAAGCTGCCGATCGTCGACGAGTCCGGGAAGCTGCGCGGGCTGATCACGGTCAAGGACTTCACCAAGAGCGAGCAGTACCCGGAGGCCACCAAGGACGAGGCCGGCCGGCTCCGGGTGGCCGCCGCCATCGGTGTGGGCGAGGACGCGTACAAGCGGGCCCGCACCCTCGTCGACGCGGGCGTCGACGTGGTGATCGTGGACACCGCGCACGGCCACCAGCGGGCCGTGCTGGAGATGGTCGCCCGGCTCAAGAAGGACGTCGCCATCGACATCGTCGGCGGCAACGTCGCCACCTACGCGGGCGCCAAGGCCCTGGTCGACGCGGGCGCGGACGGCGTCAAGGTGGGCGTCGGCCCGGGTGCCATCTGCACCACCCGGATCGTCGCCGGGGTCGGCGTACCGCAGATCACGGCGATCATGGAGGCCGCCCGGGCCGCCCGTCCGGCCGGCGTGCCGGTGATCGGCGACGGCGGCATCCAGTACTCCGGCGACATCGCCAAGGCCCTGGTGGCCGGCGCCGACACCGTGATGCTGGGCGGCCTGCTCGCCGGCTGCGAGGAGAGCCCGGGCGAGCTGCTCTTCATCAACGGCAAGCAGTACAAGGCCTACCGGGGGATGGGCTCGCTCGGCGCCATGCAGTCCCGCGGCCAGGCCAAGTCGTACTCCAAGGACCGCTACTTCCAGCAGGATGTGACCAGCGACGAGAAGCTGGTCCCCGAGGGCGTCGAGGGCCAGGTGCCGTACCGGGGTCCGCTCGCCCAGGTCGCCCACCAGCTCGTCGGCGGGTTGCGGCTGGCGATGGGATATTCCGGCGCCGAGAGCATCCCCGAGCTCCACCGGCGCGGCCAGCTCATCCGGATCACCGCGGCCGGGCTCAAGGAGAGCCACCCGCACGACATCCAGATGACCGTCGAGGCGCCCAACTACCACACCCGCTGA
- a CDS encoding GuaB3 family IMP dehydrogenase-related protein, translating to MRDVVEIGLGKTAQRGYHLDEIAIVPSRRTRDVDDVSTAWQLDAYQFGIPCVGHPSDATMSPASAVRLGQLGGLGVLNVEGLWTRYENPAKVLEELAGLDEDARATKRLQEVYAEPIRPDLIAERVRELRDGGGTVAVRVSPQHTLALAPVILDAGVDILVIQGTIVSAEHVSTTDEPLNLKEFIADLDLPVIVGGCTDYKTALHLMRTGAAGVIVGIGGDDWSTTESVLGIRVPMATAIADAAAARRDYLDETGGRYVHLIADGDMQTSGDIAKALGCGADAVMLGEPLSLCEEAPAGGAWWHSAASHPSLPRGAFEVAGEPLGSMEKLLFGPADEPDGQLNLFGGLRRAMAKCGYRDLKEFQKVGLVLDR from the coding sequence ATGCGTGACGTGGTCGAGATCGGGCTGGGCAAGACCGCGCAGCGCGGCTACCACCTTGACGAGATCGCCATCGTGCCGAGCCGCCGCACCCGGGACGTCGACGACGTCTCCACGGCGTGGCAGCTCGACGCCTACCAGTTCGGCATCCCCTGCGTCGGGCACCCCTCCGACGCGACCATGAGTCCGGCCTCGGCGGTGCGGCTCGGCCAGCTCGGCGGCCTCGGCGTGCTCAACGTCGAGGGCCTCTGGACCCGCTACGAGAACCCGGCCAAGGTGCTGGAGGAGCTGGCCGGCCTGGACGAGGACGCCCGGGCCACCAAGCGGCTCCAGGAGGTCTACGCGGAGCCGATCCGCCCCGACCTGATCGCCGAGCGGGTCCGCGAGCTGCGCGACGGCGGCGGCACGGTGGCCGTCCGGGTCTCCCCGCAGCACACCCTGGCGCTCGCCCCGGTGATCCTCGACGCCGGCGTGGACATCCTGGTCATCCAGGGCACCATCGTCTCCGCCGAGCACGTCTCCACCACCGACGAGCCGCTGAACCTCAAGGAGTTCATCGCCGACCTCGACCTGCCGGTCATCGTGGGCGGCTGCACCGACTACAAGACGGCGCTGCACCTGATGCGCACCGGCGCGGCCGGCGTCATCGTCGGCATCGGCGGCGACGACTGGTCCACCACCGAGTCGGTGCTCGGCATCCGGGTGCCGATGGCCACCGCGATCGCCGACGCCGCCGCGGCCCGCCGCGACTACCTCGACGAGACCGGCGGCCGGTACGTGCACCTCATCGCCGACGGCGACATGCAGACCTCCGGCGACATCGCCAAGGCGCTCGGCTGCGGCGCGGACGCCGTGATGCTCGGCGAGCCGCTGTCGCTCTGCGAGGAGGCCCCGGCCGGCGGCGCCTGGTGGCACTCGGCCGCCAGCCACCCGTCCCTGCCGCGCGGCGCGTTCGAGGTGGCCGGCGAGCCGCTCGGCTCGATGGAGAAGCTGCTGTTCGGCCCGGCCGACGAGCCGGACGGCCAGCTCAACCTCTTCGGCGGGCTGCGCCGCGCGATGGCCAAGTGCGGCTACCGCGACCTCAAGGAGTTCCAGAAGGTCGGCCTGGTCCTCGACCGCTGA
- a CDS encoding M1 family metallopeptidase → MTRGRRWGAAVLAAALLAGGCTGDDDGRFCPGAADAGDPYVPGSGNGGYDVGHYALKVRYDPADDRLAGEAVLTATATMALSRFQLDLAGLTVDRVRVDGAPAKHRRDGAELVVTPPHGLPAGQRFTVEVTYGGVPEPLPSTELGDGGFQATGDGAIALGQPESASTWYPVNDHPSDKATYEIEVTVPAGLAALSNGVPKGTASSGGWTTWRWSEGAPMASYLSTLVIGDYRVRTGTHAGKPIVTAVAGKLPADGPAAASVARTGEIADFLAGRFGPYPFDAYGGIVVADDRIRYALETQSRPVYGPGFFRGAGPNTEVVAHELAHQWFGDSVSVARWSDLWLNEGFATYAEWLWAEHDGGRTVERAFADRYAVTDWSRPSVDPGRAAMFGDGVYQRGALAVHALRRAVGDATFFRVLRGWLAERRNGTATTADFIGYAERTAGKPLRPLFDAWLIGASPPALP, encoded by the coding sequence ATGACGCGCGGCCGGCGGTGGGGCGCGGCGGTGCTCGCCGCCGCCCTGCTGGCCGGCGGCTGCACGGGGGACGACGACGGGCGGTTCTGTCCGGGCGCGGCGGACGCGGGCGACCCGTACGTGCCGGGCTCCGGCAACGGCGGGTACGACGTCGGGCACTACGCGCTGAAGGTCCGCTACGACCCGGCCGACGACCGGCTCGCCGGCGAGGCCGTCCTGACCGCCACCGCCACCATGGCGCTGTCCCGGTTCCAGCTCGACCTGGCCGGCCTCACCGTCGACCGGGTACGCGTCGACGGCGCCCCGGCGAAGCACCGGCGCGACGGGGCCGAGCTGGTCGTCACCCCGCCGCACGGCCTGCCGGCCGGGCAGCGGTTCACCGTCGAGGTGACGTACGGCGGGGTGCCGGAGCCGCTGCCCAGCACGGAGCTGGGCGACGGCGGCTTCCAGGCCACCGGGGACGGGGCGATCGCGCTGGGCCAGCCGGAGTCGGCGAGCACCTGGTACCCGGTCAACGACCACCCCTCCGACAAGGCCACCTACGAGATCGAGGTGACCGTCCCGGCCGGGCTCGCCGCGCTGAGCAACGGGGTGCCGAAGGGGACGGCGAGCAGCGGCGGCTGGACCACCTGGCGCTGGTCCGAGGGCGCGCCGATGGCCAGTTACCTGTCCACCCTGGTGATCGGCGACTACCGGGTCCGGACCGGCACGCACGCCGGGAAGCCGATCGTCACCGCCGTCGCCGGCAAGCTGCCCGCCGACGGGCCGGCCGCCGCCTCGGTGGCCCGCACCGGCGAGATCGCCGACTTCCTGGCCGGCCGCTTCGGGCCGTACCCGTTCGACGCGTACGGCGGGATCGTGGTGGCCGACGACCGGATCCGGTACGCGCTGGAGACCCAGTCCCGGCCGGTCTACGGGCCCGGCTTCTTCCGGGGCGCCGGCCCGAACACCGAGGTCGTCGCGCACGAGCTGGCCCACCAGTGGTTCGGCGACAGCGTCTCGGTGGCCCGGTGGAGCGACCTCTGGCTCAACGAGGGCTTCGCCACGTACGCGGAATGGCTGTGGGCGGAGCACGACGGCGGGCGCACCGTCGAGCGGGCCTTCGCCGACCGCTACGCGGTCACCGACTGGAGCAGGCCCTCGGTGGACCCGGGCCGCGCCGCCATGTTCGGCGACGGGGTCTACCAGCGCGGCGCGCTGGCCGTGCACGCGCTGCGCCGCGCGGTCGGCGACGCCACGTTCTTCCGCGTCCTGCGCGGCTGGCTGGCCGAACGCCGCAACGGCACGGCCACCACCGCCGACTTCATCGGGTACGCCGAGCGGACCGCCGGGAAGCCCCTGCGGCCCCTCTTCGACGCCTGGCTGATCGGTGCGAGCCCGCCGGCCCTGCCGTGA
- a CDS encoding M1 family metallopeptidase, with translation MARRGGRRRLGLLLCGGLLLAGCGATEPDRAVPDPTSPSPTAERSFAPGAPGAGDPYFPSYGNGGYDVAHYTVRVRYDPATDKLTGTTTLRATATADLSAFNLDLAGLTVRSVTVDGAKAGHSRTADELVVTPATGLTSGNGFVAEVRYDGQPAALDNDVLGEGGWLHTADGAIALGQPESASTWYPVNDHPSDKATYDFEITVPKGLTAVSNGVPKGRSTTGDWTTWRWSEGAPMASYLTTVAIGKFRITTGEHKGRPVYSAVTRQVAEGAPDRSIARTVEVADYLESTFGPYPFDAYGGVVVADDRIRYALETQGRPVYSAGFFRQGDNTGVVAHELAHQWYGDSVSVQRWQDIWLNEGMATYAEWLWAEHAGESTVQHTFEQKYATASSQVWRTPPGRPGVANLFGRSVYERGGMAMHALRVAIGDSAFFTVLRTWAAEKKHGNATTDEFVALAERVSGKKLGKLFDAWLYGTERPPAPKPL, from the coding sequence ATGGCGCGGCGCGGCGGACGACGACGGCTCGGGCTGCTGCTCTGTGGAGGGTTGCTGCTCGCCGGCTGCGGTGCGACCGAACCGGACCGGGCGGTGCCGGACCCCACCTCGCCCAGCCCGACGGCCGAGCGCAGCTTCGCGCCCGGCGCGCCGGGCGCCGGCGACCCCTACTTCCCGAGCTACGGCAACGGCGGCTACGACGTGGCCCACTACACCGTGCGGGTGCGCTACGACCCGGCGACCGACAAGCTCACCGGCACCACCACGCTGCGGGCCACGGCGACCGCCGACCTGTCGGCGTTCAACCTGGACCTGGCCGGGCTGACGGTGCGGTCGGTCACCGTGGACGGGGCGAAGGCCGGCCACAGCCGCACCGCCGACGAGCTGGTCGTCACCCCGGCCACCGGCCTCACCTCGGGCAACGGCTTCGTCGCCGAGGTCCGGTACGACGGCCAGCCGGCCGCGCTGGACAACGACGTGCTCGGCGAGGGCGGCTGGCTGCACACCGCCGACGGGGCGATCGCGCTCGGCCAGCCGGAGTCGGCGAGCACCTGGTACCCGGTCAACGACCACCCGTCCGACAAGGCCACCTACGACTTCGAGATCACCGTGCCGAAGGGGCTCACCGCGGTCAGCAACGGGGTCCCGAAGGGGCGGAGCACCACGGGCGACTGGACCACCTGGCGCTGGTCCGAGGGCGCCCCGATGGCCAGCTACCTGACCACGGTGGCGATCGGGAAGTTCCGGATCACCACCGGCGAGCACAAGGGACGGCCGGTGTACAGCGCGGTCACCAGGCAGGTGGCCGAGGGCGCGCCCGACCGGTCGATCGCGCGGACCGTCGAGGTGGCCGACTACCTGGAGAGCACCTTCGGGCCGTACCCGTTCGACGCGTACGGCGGGGTGGTGGTCGCCGACGACCGGATCCGGTACGCGCTGGAGACGCAGGGCCGGCCGGTCTACTCGGCCGGGTTCTTCCGGCAGGGCGACAACACCGGCGTGGTCGCGCACGAGCTGGCCCACCAGTGGTACGGCGACAGCGTCTCCGTCCAGCGCTGGCAGGACATCTGGCTCAACGAGGGCATGGCCACGTACGCCGAGTGGCTGTGGGCGGAGCACGCCGGGGAGTCCACCGTCCAGCACACCTTCGAACAGAAGTACGCGACCGCGTCGAGCCAGGTCTGGCGTACGCCGCCGGGCCGGCCGGGGGTGGCGAACCTGTTCGGCCGGTCGGTCTACGAGCGGGGCGGGATGGCCATGCACGCGCTGCGGGTGGCGATCGGCGACAGCGCCTTCTTCACCGTCCTGCGCACCTGGGCGGCGGAGAAGAAGCACGGCAACGCCACCACCGACGAGTTCGTGGCGCTCGCCGAGCGGGTCTCCGGCAAGAAGCTCGGCAAGCTCTTCGACGCCTGGCTCTACGGCACCGAGCGCCCGCCGGCCCCGAAGCCGCTCTGA